The genomic region GTCCTGGGGAATATAGAACGAATCAACAATACTCCTTTTGATTCAGACCCTGCGAAAATACCGCTTTTTATCGCTTTTGCGCATCAACAGGGTCTCCCGGTGATCGCCTCTCTTCCTGAATACTGGCAGAATCACTGGGGATCAGGGATGCAGGATTTCGTCCGATGGGGGATTGACGGTTTTGAAATCGTCAACAGCACGCCCAAAGCGCTTGATTTTCCAATTCAAAAGAGACTTCAAGTTGTTTCTCTATGCAAGAAGGAAAACCTTTTCATGACAGGCATTTCCGATAATCATGGTTACGGATATGCCACCGCGGCTTGGAACGCGATGACCCTTCCGGAGTGGTCTGCCCTGGACCCGGACCAACTGGAAACAGCTATACTTGATCATCTTCGGGTAGAACGGTTTACGGCGGTCACGGTTTTGGAACACCCCGTTTTCCTGTCTCGCAACCCGTTGGAATTGACCATCAGCCCATTCGGGCATCTTTACTATTACTGGCGTTCTTTAACCCCATGGCAGGCGCTCAGTTGGGTCATTTGGATCGGAGTATTATCTGTTGCGTTAAAACGGTATGTTCGAAAAAATTAAAAGGCTTCTTTTTGGAAGACGAAAAAACCCGCTGGATCCCCGCGTTTTCCATCATCTTTCACTGATCGCATTCTTCGCCTGGATCGGCCTCGGCGCCGATGGATTAAGCTCCTCCTGCTACGGTCCGGAAGAAGCCTTCCTCAGCCTGGGAGCCCATCAACACCTGGCCCTGCCCCTGGCCTTGATGGTGATGGTTACGGTCTTCATTCTCTCGGCCAGCTACTCGCAAATCATCGAGCACTTCCCATCCGGCGGCGGCGGTTATCTTGTCGCGAGCAAACTCATCAGTCCGGGTACGGGGGTGGTGTCCGGCTGCGCCCTTCTCGTGGACTATATCCTGACGATTGCCATGTCGATCGCCTCGGCGATGGATGCCATCTTCAGTTTCCTGCCTCACTCTTTTCTGGCTTATAAGTTTGTTGCCACGCTTTGCTGTTTGTCGCTCCTCATCCTGTTGAATCTCCGAGGCGTCAAAGAATCCGTGCTTGTTTTGACACCCATTTTTATCGCATTTGTCGCGACCCACCTCGTGGTCGTCTTTTTCGGCATTTTCACCCACGGCTCAGAGTTGCCGACGATGGTCGTCGACACCGTCCGCGAAACGCGCTCCGGCATCCAGTCGATTGGTTTCTGGGCCATGGCGATGGTTCTTTTCCGTGCCTTTTCTCTCGGAGGCGGAACTTTCACCGGAATCGAGGCCGTCAGCAACGGCGTCCAAATTCTGCGCGAACCGCGCGTGAAGACCGCGAAGAAGACGATGCTTTACATGGCGGTTTCATTGTCCTTCACCGCCGGGGGGCTTCTCATCAGCTATTTACTTTTTCACGTTCAGCCGGCCCCCGGACAAACGCTGAACGCGGTTCTCATTTCAAACCTTGCTTCCCAATGGCGTTTTGGGCACGCCTTTATTCTGCTGACCCTCTTGGCGGAAGGAGCCCTTCTGGTGGTGGCCGCACAAACAGGCTTTGTGGATGGCCCCCGGGTCATGGCGAACATGGCACTGGACCGCTGGCTGCCCCGCCGCTTCACAAACCTGAGTGAACGCCTCGTGATGAAAGACGGGGTTCTTCTCATGGGAATCGCCGCCATGCTGATGCTGTTTTACACCCATGCATCGGTCCATATTCTGGTCGTCATGTACAGCATCAATGTCTTTTTAACGTTCACCCTCTCTCAATTCGGCATGGTGAAACATTGGACACGGGACCGGGGGACGGGTTGGCTACATGGCTTTTTGATTAATGCCGTCGGGATGCTCGTGACATCCGGAATTCTGGTCATGACGATTGTGTTGAAATTCGGGCAAGGGGGATGGGTGACCCTGCTTGTGACCGGCTGTCTCATCGCGGTTTGCTGGATCATCCGAGCCCACTATGTCAAAACCCTGCAGGCCTTGCGAGGCCTCAACCAGGTTCTCGGGGATTTGCCCCTGGAAGACCAGGGAACGCCTCCGGCCAAACAAGCCGACGGTCCGACGGCTGTTCTGATGGTCAGCGGCTACAACGGGATTGGAATCCATTCGATTCTGGCCATTCAGCGCTTTTTCCCTGGGCATTTCAAGAACTTTGTCTTTCTGAGCGCCGGGATCATCGACAGCGGGCGATTCAAGGGGGCCTCTGAGATTGATGCGCTTAAGCGATCCGTTGACCAGGACCTCGAGAAGTATGTGAAACTGGCGAACCGTTTTGGTTTTTACGCGGAAGCGCGGGCCGCTCTTGGAACGGACGTTATCGAGGAACTCGAAGTGCTCTGCAGCCAGGTCCGGCAGGAATGGACTAAGAAAGTCTTCTTTATGGGCCAACTGACTTTCCAGGGGGAAACCTTCTGGACGCGCCTGCTGCACAACCAGACCGCCTTCGCCCTCCAGCGCCGGCTGCTGTTTAACGGATACGAAGCGGTCATTTTGCCGATCCGCCTCCGACTGACCGGTTCCTAGATCTGAAAATTGGTATCATCAAAAGAGTCCGATTCTTTTTGCAATCACGTTCATAATAAGGAGATTCTGATGGCTGAAATCCAACTCTCTGACGCGACTTTCGATGCGGAAGTCGTTCAATCCGACAAACCGGTACTCGTCGACTTCTGGGCCCCGTGGTGCGGGCCCTGCCGCATGCTGTCGCCTGTTGTGGATGAACTGGCGAAAGAGTATGAGGGGAAAATAAAAGTGGCCAAGCTCAACACCGATGACCACGCCCAGGCCGCCACGCGTTACCGGATCTCGGCCCTTCCAACGCTTTTGTTCTTTAAAGGCGGAAAGGTCCAGGATCAGCTGGTCGGCGTACACCCAAAACCCGAAATTAAAAAACATCTGGACACGCTTCTCGGCTAGCATGCGACGTTTTCTCAGCCTGGTCATTCTTGGACTGAACCTTGCGGCTTGCAGCGGCTCGCGCGCGGATTTATCCCAGGCGCCCTCCTTTGAGCTGCAGGATTTATCCGGGAAGAACGTGAGCCTCGCTGATTTCAAAGGTCATCCGGTCCTTCTGGATTTCTGGGCGACCTGGTGCGGCCCCTGTCGCATCTCCACGCCGGCCGTTCAGGCGTTTTACAACCGTCACAAGCAGGAAGGCCTGGTGGTTCTGGGCTTGAACATGGATGACGATCGCCAGGCTGTTTTTCCATTTGTGCAGCAGTTTCAATTGACCTACCCGATCCTGCATGCCGGCGAGAGCTCCGTGGGAAGCGACTATGGCGTCGGAGCGCTCCCCACGTTCGTTTTCGTCGATCCGCAAGGACGGCTGGTTACGAAGTACGACGGGTTTTCGACGGACATGCCGAACACCTGGGAAGCGGAGTTGCGTCAACTGCTGAATCAGTCCCATTAATCCATTTGTGACTCATGCCCAATCTGTATCTCATTGATGCGCACGCTTACCTGCACCGGGCGTTTCACGCGCTCCCGCCTTTAACCAACTCCCGCGGCGAACCCGTCAACGCTGTCTACGGCTTCATGCGGATGATGCAGAAAATCATCCGGAAGTATCAGCCGGATTATCTGGCCGTTTGTTTTGACTGCGCCGCACCCACCTTCCGTCACGAGGCCTTCGCCGGATACAAAGCCACGCGCAAACCGACCGACGAAACGCTGGTCAGCCAGTTTCCACTGGCCCGGGAAGCCGCCGGCGCTTTGGGACTTGCCCTTTTTGAAAAAGAAGGTTTTGAGGCGGATGACCTCATCGCTCATTTGACCCGGGAAGGGCGCAAGAACGGGTGGAGCGTGACCATTGTTTCCGGAGATAAGGATGCGATGCAGTTGGTGGGTGAAGGCGTGTGCATTCTGAACGAAGCGAAGGACATCGTCGTGGATGTGGCCAAGGTCCAGGAGCGCTACGGTGTCCCGCCGGAGAAAATCCCGGATGTTTTTGCGCTCATGGGGGATGCCAGCGACAACGTGCCCGGCGTTCCCGGCATCG from Elusimicrobiota bacterium harbors:
- a CDS encoding APC family permease, whose amino-acid sequence is MFEKIKRLLFGRRKNPLDPRVFHHLSLIAFFAWIGLGADGLSSSCYGPEEAFLSLGAHQHLALPLALMVMVTVFILSASYSQIIEHFPSGGGGYLVASKLISPGTGVVSGCALLVDYILTIAMSIASAMDAIFSFLPHSFLAYKFVATLCCLSLLILLNLRGVKESVLVLTPIFIAFVATHLVVVFFGIFTHGSELPTMVVDTVRETRSGIQSIGFWAMAMVLFRAFSLGGGTFTGIEAVSNGVQILREPRVKTAKKTMLYMAVSLSFTAGGLLISYLLFHVQPAPGQTLNAVLISNLASQWRFGHAFILLTLLAEGALLVVAAQTGFVDGPRVMANMALDRWLPRRFTNLSERLVMKDGVLLMGIAAMLMLFYTHASVHILVVMYSINVFLTFTLSQFGMVKHWTRDRGTGWLHGFLINAVGMLVTSGILVMTIVLKFGQGGWVTLLVTGCLIAVCWIIRAHYVKTLQALRGLNQVLGDLPLEDQGTPPAKQADGPTAVLMVSGYNGIGIHSILAIQRFFPGHFKNFVFLSAGIIDSGRFKGASEIDALKRSVDQDLEKYVKLANRFGFYAEARAALGTDVIEELEVLCSQVRQEWTKKVFFMGQLTFQGETFWTRLLHNQTAFALQRRLLFNGYEAVILPIRLRLTGS
- the trxA gene encoding thioredoxin, with protein sequence MAEIQLSDATFDAEVVQSDKPVLVDFWAPWCGPCRMLSPVVDELAKEYEGKIKVAKLNTDDHAQAATRYRISALPTLLFFKGGKVQDQLVGVHPKPEIKKHLDTLLG
- a CDS encoding TlpA disulfide reductase family protein, which produces MRRFLSLVILGLNLAACSGSRADLSQAPSFELQDLSGKNVSLADFKGHPVLLDFWATWCGPCRISTPAVQAFYNRHKQEGLVVLGLNMDDDRQAVFPFVQQFQLTYPILHAGESSVGSDYGVGALPTFVFVDPQGRLVTKYDGFSTDMPNTWEAELRQLLNQSH